The Micromonospora sp. WMMD961 genome has a segment encoding these proteins:
- a CDS encoding ribokinase, translating into MSAHVAVVGSSNLDLVVTASRLPRPGETVLGENFRTVPGGKGANQAVAAARAGAACDFVGAVGDDEFGTQMRTSLVGAGVDVRGLRTVAGPSGVALIGVDREAENFIVVAPGANGTLTELDADDRATIAAADVLLLQLEVPLTAVIQAADWGRADGTTVVLNAAPAAALPTELLDLVDVLVVNEHEAAVVAGISSDDPPVLLDALLELVPRVVLTLGARGAAYADRRGLRLAVPAPRIDAVDTTASGDAFTGALAVGWAERGGAVSEDTVTASLRWACAAGAACAQRPGASTALPDRPAIDALYDATYRGAQ; encoded by the coding sequence ATGAGCGCACACGTGGCGGTGGTGGGCAGCAGCAACCTCGACCTGGTGGTCACGGCGTCGCGGCTGCCCCGCCCCGGCGAGACGGTGCTCGGCGAGAACTTCCGGACCGTGCCCGGCGGTAAGGGCGCCAACCAGGCGGTCGCCGCGGCACGGGCCGGTGCGGCCTGCGACTTCGTGGGCGCGGTCGGCGACGACGAGTTCGGTACGCAGATGCGGACGAGCCTCGTCGGCGCGGGCGTGGACGTTCGTGGTCTGCGGACCGTCGCCGGTCCCTCCGGCGTCGCGCTGATCGGCGTGGACCGGGAGGCGGAGAACTTCATCGTGGTCGCGCCCGGTGCCAACGGCACGTTGACCGAGCTGGACGCCGACGACCGGGCCACGATCGCGGCGGCGGACGTGCTGCTGCTCCAACTGGAGGTGCCGCTGACCGCCGTGATCCAGGCGGCCGACTGGGGCCGGGCCGACGGCACCACAGTGGTGCTGAACGCCGCTCCGGCGGCGGCGCTGCCCACCGAACTGCTCGACCTCGTCGACGTGCTGGTGGTCAACGAACACGAGGCCGCCGTCGTGGCCGGGATCTCCTCCGACGACCCGCCGGTGCTGCTCGACGCGCTGCTGGAGCTGGTGCCCCGGGTGGTGCTCACCCTCGGCGCACGCGGCGCCGCGTACGCCGACCGGCGTGGTCTGCGCCTCGCGGTGCCCGCGCCGCGGATCGACGCGGTCGACACCACCGCCTCCGGGGACGCGTTCACCGGCGCGCTCGCCGTGGGCTGGGCCGAGCGGGGCGGCGCCGTCAGCGAGGACACCGTCACGGCGAGCCTTCGCTGGGCGTGTGCCGCCGGCGCGGCCTGCGCCCAGCGGCCCGGGGCGTCCACCGCCCTGCCCGACCGGCCGGCCATCGACGCCCTCTACGACGCGACCTACCGAGGTGCACAGTGA
- a CDS encoding ADP-ribosylglycohydrolase family protein — protein sequence MRITWVQPEDLLPHELAASRDEGRDVAALAARWTAAGGDLTPPVSGASPTPAAPGLRALAVELLDAADALPTGNAADEPDDLGTLRSGWPAGWSLPTEVSYDRLHGAWLGRATGCLLGKPVEKIPREGIREILTATGRWPLRDWFTAEGLPAEVAARWPWNRRSAPTSLAENIDGMPEDDDLNYALLALRVLETHGRGFTSADVAQAWLDWLPGGRVFTAERVAYRNLLLGYAPPQSARRHNPFREWIGAQIRTDVYGWVNPGRPDRAAELAVRDAAVSHVRGGVHGAIWAAALAAAAPVADTVDEVLDAGEAVLPPRSRFAATVREARALGAGTDDWEAVVDELYARHGHLHWVHVRNNAALVAAALAYGRGELERSITAVVSGGWDTDSTGATVGAVTGALTGASGLPARWVAPLRNRLASSIGGFDGIGFDELAERTLTLAKRCGTEGNVA from the coding sequence GTGAGGATCACCTGGGTGCAGCCGGAGGACCTGCTGCCGCACGAGCTGGCGGCCAGCCGGGACGAGGGACGCGACGTCGCCGCGCTCGCCGCGCGCTGGACGGCGGCCGGCGGGGACCTGACCCCGCCGGTCAGCGGGGCGTCGCCGACTCCGGCGGCACCGGGGCTGCGGGCGCTCGCTGTGGAGTTGTTGGACGCCGCCGACGCGCTGCCGACCGGCAACGCCGCGGACGAGCCGGACGACCTGGGCACCCTGCGCTCCGGCTGGCCGGCTGGCTGGTCGCTGCCGACCGAGGTGAGCTACGACCGGCTGCACGGTGCCTGGCTCGGCCGGGCGACCGGCTGCCTGCTCGGCAAGCCGGTGGAGAAGATTCCCCGCGAGGGCATCCGGGAGATCCTCACCGCGACCGGCCGGTGGCCGCTGCGCGACTGGTTCACCGCGGAAGGGCTCCCGGCCGAGGTCGCCGCGCGCTGGCCGTGGAACCGGCGCAGCGCGCCGACCAGCCTCGCCGAGAACATCGACGGCATGCCCGAGGACGACGACCTGAACTACGCGCTGCTGGCCCTGCGGGTGCTGGAGACCCACGGTCGGGGCTTCACCAGCGCCGACGTGGCGCAGGCGTGGTTGGACTGGCTGCCCGGCGGGCGGGTCTTCACCGCCGAGCGGGTGGCCTACCGCAACCTGCTCCTCGGATACGCGCCGCCGCAGAGCGCCCGCCGGCACAACCCGTTCCGGGAGTGGATCGGCGCGCAGATCCGCACCGACGTGTACGGCTGGGTCAACCCCGGCCGTCCGGACCGCGCCGCCGAGCTGGCGGTGCGCGACGCGGCCGTCAGTCACGTCCGGGGCGGGGTACACGGTGCGATCTGGGCCGCCGCCCTGGCTGCGGCCGCTCCGGTGGCGGACACAGTGGACGAGGTGCTGGACGCCGGCGAGGCGGTCCTGCCGCCGCGCAGCCGGTTCGCGGCCACGGTCCGCGAGGCCCGCGCCCTCGGCGCGGGGACCGACGACTGGGAGGCGGTGGTCGACGAGCTGTACGCCCGACACGGCCACCTGCACTGGGTGCACGTGCGCAACAACGCCGCGCTGGTGGCCGCCGCGCTCGCGTACGGCCGGGGTGAGCTGGAGCGGTCGATCACCGCGGTGGTCAGCGGAGGCTGGGACACCGACTCGACCGGCGCGACGGTCGGCGCGGTGACCGGCGCGCTCACCGGCGCGTCCGGGCTGCCGGCCCGCTGGGTCGCGCCGCTGCGCAACCGGCTGGCCAGCAGCATCGGCGGCTTCGACGGGATCGGCTTCGACGAGCTGGCCGAGCGGACCCTCACGCTGGCGAAGCGGTGCGGGACGGAAGGGAACGTGGCATGA
- a CDS encoding ADP-ribosylglycohydrolase family protein, protein MSLLLDTSVGCLVGAAVGDALGGATETALPEQIRARFGGWVEGIVPPYHADWATARPLAPYHKGDGHLTDDTLMTHALVRAYAAKRDHLDAYDVVDLLVPDLIERVVYIPDLERDGVTFHRLAAAERWLVTRLHHAHADPREAGVGNIVNCGAAMYMAPVGIVNAGDPAGAYAEAVEIAGAHQHSYGREAAAVFAASVAAAATPGAGVEDVVAAALDLARDGTRAAIDAVVKEARGHHDWKQAIPALRAAVAPYDTVGEEYRSPGLGARRPSRLHAIEELPVALGMLVVAGGDFRAAVLGSVNYGRDADSTATMAAAIAGALGGADAVPAEWSEVVATASKTDLVEPARVLAAVAGEVFERDQARFARRADRFATLARESAR, encoded by the coding sequence ATGTCACTCTTGCTCGACACATCGGTCGGTTGTCTGGTCGGCGCCGCGGTCGGAGACGCCCTGGGTGGCGCCACCGAGACGGCGTTGCCCGAGCAGATCCGCGCGCGCTTCGGCGGCTGGGTCGAGGGCATCGTGCCCCCGTACCACGCCGACTGGGCCACCGCGCGACCGCTCGCGCCGTACCACAAGGGCGACGGGCACCTCACCGACGACACGTTGATGACCCACGCCCTGGTCCGCGCGTACGCGGCCAAACGGGACCACCTCGACGCGTACGACGTGGTGGACCTGTTGGTTCCCGACCTGATCGAGCGGGTGGTGTACATCCCCGACCTGGAGCGCGACGGGGTGACCTTCCACCGGCTCGCCGCCGCCGAGCGGTGGCTGGTCACCCGGCTGCACCACGCCCACGCGGATCCGCGTGAGGCCGGGGTGGGCAACATCGTGAACTGCGGTGCGGCCATGTACATGGCCCCGGTCGGCATCGTCAACGCGGGCGACCCGGCCGGGGCGTACGCCGAGGCGGTGGAGATCGCCGGCGCGCACCAGCACAGCTACGGGCGGGAGGCCGCCGCCGTGTTCGCGGCCTCGGTCGCGGCGGCGGCGACTCCCGGCGCGGGCGTCGAGGACGTCGTCGCCGCAGCCCTCGACCTGGCCCGCGACGGCACCCGCGCGGCCATCGACGCGGTGGTCAAGGAGGCCCGCGGCCACCACGACTGGAAACAGGCCATCCCGGCGCTGCGTGCGGCGGTCGCCCCCTACGACACGGTGGGGGAGGAGTACCGCAGTCCCGGGCTGGGCGCGCGGCGGCCCAGTCGCCTGCACGCCATCGAGGAGCTGCCGGTGGCCCTCGGCATGCTGGTGGTGGCCGGCGGTGATTTCCGGGCCGCGGTGCTCGGGTCGGTCAACTACGGCCGCGACGCCGACTCCACCGCCACCATGGCCGCCGCCATCGCCGGGGCGCTCGGCGGCGCGGACGCGGTGCCGGCGGAGTGGTCCGAGGTGGTCGCCACCGCGTCGAAGACCGACCTGGTGGAGCCGGCCCGGGTCCTCGCGGCGGTGGCCGGCGAGGTCTTCGAGCGCGACCAGGCCCGGTTCGCCCGGCGGGCCGACCGCTTCGCCACGCTGGCGCGGGAGTCGGCCCGGTGA
- a CDS encoding sugar ABC transporter substrate-binding protein: protein MLGTRFRRLAAAAAVAVVGLGALTACGDGGDEATSGPVKLRFLSLAWQKESLQVNKDLVAKWNADHPDIQVEYVQGDWNSVHDQLLTSFEGGDAPDIVHYEASSIGEFSKQGYLADLSDLVSDDLKGQIDKGIWDTATVDGKVTGVPFLLESQVVIANKKLLDAAGVAVPPADAGWTWDEFQTNAQKLTKPGQYGAAWALKSPTNRVLNLALNYDGMFFYGDGRSAEVKVGDAEKEIPKRIHDMIYTAKSASPEALGMSGADTLPGFFGGKYAMLPGSVSLRQQMVEQAPAGFEWVTLPPLKGLSAKQAANPQTLSVAADSKHKKQAAQFLEYFLNPTNMAALAKGDWLVPTGKQANEELVKLTAGKQGWDVAAASAKDLTVAPFQQADGYPEWKTKYATPALQQYFANKITIDQLGTQLVDGGKQVSR from the coding sequence ATGCTCGGTACCCGATTCCGTCGGCTCGCCGCGGCCGCCGCGGTCGCGGTCGTCGGCCTCGGCGCGCTCACCGCGTGCGGTGACGGCGGCGACGAGGCCACGTCCGGCCCGGTCAAGCTGCGCTTCCTCAGCCTCGCCTGGCAGAAGGAGTCGCTGCAGGTCAACAAGGACCTGGTCGCCAAGTGGAACGCCGACCACCCGGACATCCAGGTCGAGTACGTCCAGGGTGACTGGAACTCGGTGCACGACCAGCTCCTCACGTCGTTCGAGGGGGGCGACGCGCCGGACATCGTGCACTACGAGGCGTCCTCGATCGGTGAGTTCAGCAAGCAGGGCTACCTGGCCGATCTGTCCGACCTGGTCTCCGACGACCTGAAGGGGCAGATCGACAAGGGCATCTGGGACACCGCCACCGTCGACGGCAAGGTCACCGGCGTGCCGTTCCTGCTGGAGTCGCAGGTCGTCATCGCCAACAAGAAGCTGCTCGACGCCGCGGGTGTCGCGGTGCCGCCGGCCGACGCCGGCTGGACCTGGGACGAGTTCCAGACCAACGCGCAGAAGCTCACCAAGCCCGGCCAGTACGGCGCGGCGTGGGCGCTGAAGTCGCCGACCAACCGGGTGCTCAACCTGGCGCTCAACTACGACGGCATGTTCTTCTACGGCGACGGCCGGAGCGCCGAGGTCAAGGTCGGTGACGCGGAGAAGGAGATCCCGAAGCGGATCCACGACATGATCTACACCGCCAAGTCGGCCTCCCCGGAGGCGCTCGGCATGAGCGGCGCGGACACCCTGCCCGGGTTCTTCGGCGGCAAGTACGCGATGCTGCCCGGCTCGGTGTCGCTGCGTCAGCAGATGGTCGAGCAGGCGCCGGCCGGCTTCGAGTGGGTCACGCTGCCGCCGCTGAAGGGGCTCTCCGCCAAGCAGGCCGCCAACCCGCAGACGCTGTCCGTCGCCGCGGACAGCAAGCACAAGAAGCAGGCCGCGCAGTTCCTCGAGTACTTCCTGAACCCGACCAACATGGCCGCGCTGGCCAAGGGTGACTGGCTGGTGCCGACCGGCAAGCAGGCCAACGAGGAACTGGTCAAGCTCACCGCCGGCAAGCAGGGCTGGGACGTCGCGGCGGCCAGCGCCAAGGACCTCACCGTCGCCCCGTTCCAGCAGGCCGACGGCTACCCGGAGTGGAAGACCAAGTACGCCACCCCGGCCCTCCAGCAGTACTTCGCCAACAAGATCACCATCGATCAGCTCGGTACGCAGTTGGTCGACGGTGGCAAGCAGGTCTCGAGGTAA
- a CDS encoding carbohydrate ABC transporter permease, translating to MFGKPSRTSRTLQYLALAGYLIFLGFPLVWLLSTAFKPPRELVRLHPTLIPDNPTVQNFVQAFTEQELGRAALNSLQVSLASAVLTVLVAMPASYALARFRSKLGTAALGWVLLSQLFPFVLLIIPIFLVLRQVGLANTHAGLVLIYVVWALPFALWMLQGFVRNIPRELEEAASVDGASRVQVLRRVVFPLLAPGLVATALFSFISAWNEFFFALVLIKTPELATLPVALARFVGIEGTARLGPLAAGSLLATLPSLIFFAFMQRRLSSGSLAGAVKG from the coding sequence ATGTTCGGAAAACCGAGCCGCACCAGCCGGACGTTGCAGTACCTCGCCCTCGCCGGCTACCTGATCTTCCTCGGGTTCCCGCTGGTCTGGTTGCTCTCCACGGCGTTCAAGCCGCCACGTGAGCTGGTCCGGCTGCACCCGACGTTGATCCCGGACAACCCGACGGTGCAGAACTTCGTGCAGGCCTTCACCGAGCAGGAGCTGGGTCGGGCGGCGCTCAACAGCCTCCAGGTCTCGCTCGCCTCGGCGGTGCTGACCGTGCTGGTCGCCATGCCGGCGTCGTACGCGCTGGCCCGGTTCCGCTCCAAGCTCGGCACCGCCGCGCTGGGCTGGGTGCTGCTGTCCCAGCTCTTCCCGTTCGTACTGCTGATCATCCCGATCTTCCTGGTGCTGCGGCAGGTCGGCCTGGCCAACACGCACGCCGGACTGGTGCTGATCTACGTGGTCTGGGCGTTGCCGTTCGCGCTGTGGATGCTGCAGGGCTTCGTCCGCAACATTCCCCGGGAGCTGGAGGAGGCCGCGTCGGTCGACGGGGCGAGCCGGGTGCAGGTCCTGCGGCGGGTGGTCTTCCCGCTGCTCGCCCCGGGCCTGGTCGCGACCGCGCTGTTCTCCTTCATCTCCGCCTGGAACGAGTTCTTCTTCGCGCTCGTGCTGATCAAGACCCCGGAGTTGGCCACCCTGCCGGTGGCGTTGGCCCGGTTCGTCGGCATCGAGGGCACCGCCCGGCTGGGACCACTGGCCGCCGGTTCACTGCTCGCCACACTGCCCAGCCTGATCTTCTTCGCGTTCATGCAGCGCCGGCTCTCGTCCGGGTCGCTCGCGGGCGCGGTCAAGGGCTGA
- a CDS encoding sugar ABC transporter permease → MTTLTERPDVERAEPARRPNRFRSDRTTIYLLLLPSLLPILVLSVFPLLRGIYLGFTDARAGRNVEVSFTGLANYRELLGDELFWNSFKIGLLWAVGVTVLQFLLALGLALLLNQQLRFRGVARVLAVVPWAMPPVVVGILWKLVYHPDAGLINEFFHRVGADGLRTNWLGDFSTALPAVIIVGVWAGMPQTTVVLLAGLQGVGRELHEAAAVDGASTWHRFRHVTLPALAPVIVAITSLDFIWNFNSFGLVYVLTAGGPGGKTMLPMLFAYEEAFRYGNYGYAAALGNVMVVLIIALLAVYLRRRLREAN, encoded by the coding sequence ATGACCACCCTGACCGAACGGCCGGACGTCGAGCGGGCCGAGCCGGCCCGCCGGCCGAACCGGTTCCGGTCCGATCGCACCACCATCTACCTGCTGCTCCTGCCGTCACTGCTGCCGATCCTGGTGCTGTCGGTGTTTCCACTGCTGCGCGGCATCTATCTCGGCTTCACCGACGCCCGGGCCGGGCGCAACGTCGAGGTCAGCTTCACCGGCCTCGCCAACTACCGCGAACTGCTCGGCGACGAGCTGTTCTGGAACTCGTTCAAGATCGGCCTGCTCTGGGCGGTCGGGGTGACAGTCCTGCAGTTCCTGCTCGCCCTCGGGTTGGCCCTGCTGCTCAACCAGCAGTTGCGGTTCCGCGGGGTGGCCAGGGTCCTGGCCGTCGTGCCGTGGGCGATGCCGCCGGTCGTGGTCGGCATCCTCTGGAAGCTCGTCTACCACCCCGACGCCGGCCTGATCAACGAGTTCTTCCACCGCGTCGGCGCCGACGGGCTGCGCACCAACTGGCTCGGCGACTTCAGCACCGCACTGCCCGCGGTGATCATCGTCGGGGTCTGGGCGGGCATGCCGCAGACCACCGTCGTCCTGCTCGCCGGTCTGCAGGGGGTGGGTCGTGAGCTGCACGAGGCGGCAGCTGTGGACGGGGCCAGCACCTGGCACCGGTTCCGGCACGTCACGCTGCCCGCCCTGGCACCGGTGATCGTGGCGATCACCTCGCTGGACTTCATCTGGAACTTCAACTCGTTCGGTCTGGTCTACGTGCTGACCGCCGGCGGGCCCGGCGGCAAGACGATGCTGCCGATGCTCTTCGCCTACGAGGAGGCGTTCCGCTACGGCAACTACGGCTACGCCGCCGCGCTCGGCAACGTGATGGTCGTCCTCATCATCGCGCTGCTGGCCGTCTATCTCCGTCGTCGGCTCAGGGAGGCGAACTGA
- a CDS encoding LacI family DNA-binding transcriptional regulator, producing the protein MGRKRLQEPADGRPTVHTVAARAGVSIASASRVLNGVGGSPETVRKVREAAAEVGYVPNAIARSLQSQRTGLIALAVEDIGNPVYVEMMRAIEAVVASSGRQLLVHATGGRIDNETALLRRLANRYVDGMIVSPIRVTDDHLTALVDSPVPVVVVGQLGADAPIDNVRTDSRQGVALAVEHLVATGRRRIGFVNGPLDTVPGAARDAGFRAAVARHGIALDEELVEVGDFQYAAGRAATERLLARTDPDALVCANDLIAVGALHALLAAGRRVPQDVAVVGMDDTELARMMFPQLSSVSLGSAERGRRAAELLLQRMADATLPPRREQVPPSLTVRASSAATLPAPRSAAPGAPPTTHPSSEGVTA; encoded by the coding sequence GTGGGTCGTAAACGTTTACAGGAACCGGCTGACGGCCGGCCCACGGTGCACACCGTCGCCGCCCGCGCCGGCGTGTCCATCGCGTCCGCCTCGCGGGTGCTCAACGGCGTCGGCGGCAGCCCCGAGACGGTCCGCAAGGTCCGCGAGGCGGCGGCCGAGGTGGGCTACGTGCCCAACGCGATCGCCCGTTCGCTGCAGTCGCAGCGCACCGGCCTGATCGCGCTCGCCGTCGAGGACATCGGCAACCCGGTGTACGTCGAGATGATGCGCGCCATCGAGGCCGTGGTCGCGTCGTCCGGGCGGCAACTGCTGGTGCACGCCACCGGCGGGCGGATCGACAACGAGACCGCCCTGCTGCGGCGGCTGGCCAACCGCTACGTGGACGGGATGATCGTCTCGCCGATCCGCGTCACCGACGACCACCTGACCGCGCTGGTGGACAGCCCGGTGCCGGTGGTGGTCGTCGGACAGCTCGGCGCGGACGCTCCGATCGACAACGTGCGTACCGACTCTCGGCAGGGCGTGGCGCTGGCCGTGGAGCATCTCGTCGCCACCGGCCGACGTCGCATCGGCTTCGTCAACGGTCCGCTCGACACCGTCCCGGGTGCCGCGCGCGACGCCGGATTCCGGGCCGCGGTGGCCCGACACGGCATCGCGCTCGACGAGGAGCTGGTCGAGGTCGGCGACTTCCAGTACGCGGCCGGCCGGGCGGCCACCGAACGCCTTCTCGCCCGCACCGACCCGGACGCCCTGGTCTGCGCCAACGACCTGATCGCGGTCGGTGCGCTGCACGCGCTGCTGGCTGCCGGTCGCCGCGTACCGCAGGACGTGGCCGTGGTCGGCATGGACGACACCGAACTGGCCCGGATGATGTTCCCCCAGCTCTCCAGCGTCTCGCTCGGTTCGGCCGAGCGAGGTCGCCGCGCCGCCGAACTGCTTTTGCAGCGCATGGCCGACGCGACCCTGCCGCCCCGTCGCGAGCAGGTGCCGCCGAGCCTCACCGTCCGGGCGTCCAGCGCCGCGACGCTGCCGGCACCACGCTCCGCCGCGCCGGGCGCCCCACCGACCACCCACCCGTCCAGCGAAGGGGTGACCGCATGA
- a CDS encoding ABC-F family ATP-binding cassette domain-containing protein: MSVRPALIAHDLVRVHGDRRVLDGVSLTAAPGHRIGLIGENGTGKTTLLRVLAGVDVPDSGGVTRPPDVGFLHQELPFRPSTTIAAVLEDALHEARADLAELDRIGTALADSPQGTEQHDRLLAAYGEVLERAQDRDAWDADRRARTVLDGLGLGGLPHDRTLGVLSGGQRGRLALAAMLIRRPSALLLDEPTNHLDDAAAAFCEAQLRAMPGVVVVASHDRAFLDAVCTDLIDLDPAVDGPVRFGGGYTAYLTAKRAEAQRWRRRYEDEQALLVDLREAAAVTGHQVAHGRGPRDSEKMGYGHTAGRVQNQISRRVRDAARRLETIERDPVPVPSEPLRFHAPMLATGDGGEVIVTADRLEVPGRLRVAHLEIKARDRLLVTGPNGAGKSTLLAVLVGHLTGAGALWRRPGLRVGLLAQDSVFADARRTARQVFDAAVGAERAEVVPLSSLGLLAPADLGRPVADLSVGQRRRLALAVLVADPPELLLLDEPTNHLSPTLCDELEEALGVGPGAIVVASHDRRLRSRWPGRELALPPNPPPPTSPSPR, encoded by the coding sequence ATGTCTGTTCGACCTGCTCTGATCGCCCATGACCTCGTACGGGTCCACGGCGACCGTCGGGTGCTCGACGGCGTCTCGCTGACCGCCGCGCCCGGCCACCGGATCGGCCTGATCGGTGAGAACGGCACCGGCAAGACGACCCTGCTGCGGGTCCTGGCCGGCGTCGACGTACCCGATTCCGGCGGCGTCACGCGCCCACCGGACGTCGGCTTCCTGCACCAGGAGCTGCCCTTCCGTCCATCCACGACCATCGCCGCGGTCCTCGAGGACGCGCTGCACGAGGCCCGTGCCGACCTCGCCGAGCTGGACCGGATCGGCACCGCGCTCGCCGATTCGCCCCAGGGCACCGAGCAGCACGACCGGCTGCTGGCCGCGTACGGCGAGGTTCTGGAGCGGGCGCAGGACCGTGACGCCTGGGACGCCGACCGGCGCGCCCGGACGGTCCTCGACGGGCTCGGCCTCGGCGGCCTGCCCCACGACCGGACGCTGGGCGTCCTCTCCGGCGGTCAACGTGGCCGGCTCGCGCTCGCGGCGATGCTGATCCGCCGGCCGAGCGCGCTGCTGCTCGACGAGCCCACCAACCACCTCGACGACGCGGCGGCGGCGTTCTGCGAGGCACAACTCCGTGCCATGCCCGGGGTGGTCGTGGTGGCCAGTCACGACCGGGCCTTCCTGGACGCGGTCTGCACGGATCTCATCGACCTGGATCCGGCGGTCGACGGGCCGGTCCGCTTCGGCGGCGGCTACACCGCGTACCTGACGGCGAAGCGCGCCGAGGCGCAACGGTGGCGTCGGCGCTACGAGGACGAGCAGGCGCTCCTTGTCGACCTGCGCGAGGCCGCGGCCGTGACCGGGCATCAGGTCGCCCACGGCCGTGGCCCACGCGACAGCGAGAAGATGGGGTACGGGCACACCGCCGGGCGCGTCCAGAACCAGATCTCCCGTCGTGTCCGCGACGCCGCCCGCCGACTGGAGACGATCGAGCGCGACCCCGTACCCGTGCCGTCGGAGCCGTTGCGCTTCCACGCGCCCATGCTCGCCACCGGTGACGGCGGCGAGGTCATCGTCACGGCGGACCGGCTGGAGGTTCCCGGCCGACTGCGGGTGGCACACCTGGAGATCAAGGCCCGCGACCGGCTTCTGGTGACCGGCCCCAACGGCGCGGGCAAGTCCACTCTGCTCGCCGTGCTCGTCGGCCATCTGACCGGTGCCGGAGCGCTCTGGCGACGACCGGGTCTGCGGGTCGGCCTGCTCGCCCAGGACAGCGTCTTCGCGGATGCGCGGCGGACGGCCCGGCAGGTCTTCGACGCGGCCGTCGGCGCGGAGCGGGCCGAGGTCGTACCGCTGTCGTCCCTCGGACTGCTCGCCCCGGCGGACCTCGGCCGCCCGGTGGCCGATCTGTCGGTCGGGCAGCGCCGTCGGCTCGCTCTCGCGGTGCTCGTCGCCGACCCGCCGGAGCTGCTCCTGCTCGATGAGCCCACCAACCACCTCTCGCCGACCCTCTGCGACGAGTTGGAGGAGGCCCTGGGCGTCGGCCCAGGCGCCATTGTCGTCGCCAGCCACGACCGCAGACTCCGCTCCCGCTGGCCCGGCCGGGAGCTGGCCCTGCCTCCCAACCCGCCCCCGCCCACCTCGCCCTCGCCTCGGTGA
- a CDS encoding alpha/beta fold hydrolase, with product MNDDEHRPPLVLLHGLTFDRRQWDPVRRALAVIDPARQVLALDLPGHGDSPRRASYRMAEVAEVVHDQVTEAGLAEPVVVGHSVGAVVATTYAARYPVRGVVNLDQILLPGPFGAAVRQSEPTLRGPDWRRVWDGMLAGMGIESLPAEAREIVTTATDPRPDLLLGYWGEILRGSDEEIAAARHRDLRSIGERAIPYRWVTSSEPPARYLAWLTGALPEVEVTLLPGSHFPHLAEPATIARLVATG from the coding sequence ATGAATGACGACGAGCACCGCCCACCGTTGGTGCTGCTGCACGGCCTCACGTTCGACCGGCGACAGTGGGATCCGGTCCGGCGTGCGCTTGCGGTGATCGATCCGGCCCGGCAGGTGCTCGCTCTCGACCTGCCCGGTCACGGCGATTCACCGAGGAGAGCCTCGTACCGGATGGCCGAGGTCGCCGAGGTCGTGCACGACCAGGTGACCGAGGCGGGTCTCGCCGAGCCGGTCGTGGTGGGGCACTCGGTGGGCGCGGTGGTCGCCACCACGTACGCGGCCCGCTACCCGGTCCGTGGCGTGGTGAACCTGGACCAGATCCTGCTGCCCGGCCCATTCGGTGCTGCCGTACGCCAGTCCGAGCCGACACTGCGTGGCCCGGACTGGCGGCGGGTGTGGGACGGCATGCTGGCCGGGATGGGCATCGAGTCGTTGCCGGCCGAGGCGCGTGAGATCGTGACGACCGCCACCGATCCCCGGCCGGATCTGTTGCTCGGTTACTGGGGCGAGATCCTGCGAGGATCTGACGAGGAGATCGCCGCCGCGCGGCACCGCGATCTGCGATCCATCGGCGAGCGGGCGATCCCCTACCGCTGGGTGACCTCGTCCGAGCCGCCGGCCCGCTACCTGGCCTGGCTGACCGGGGCCCTGCCGGAGGTTGAGGTGACCCTGCTGCCCGGCAGCCACTTCCCGCACCTGGCCGAGCCGGCGACGATCGCCCGGCTGGTGGCGACCGGCTGA